In Pseudomonas sp. MM213, a genomic segment contains:
- a CDS encoding response regulator — translation MRVLLVEDEPETAKLLANGLSEASYSVDVALNGMDGRRFIETGEYELIILDVMLPGLNGWQLQQQIRKLGETPVLFLTTKDGIEDRLRGLELHEDDYLLKPFAVSELVARVRKLVRRNR, via the coding sequence ATGCGTGTGCTGTTAGTGGAAGACGAGCCGGAGACCGCCAAACTCCTGGCCAACGGCCTGAGCGAAGCGAGTTACTCGGTGGATGTGGCGCTCAACGGCATGGACGGCCGTCGCTTCATCGAGACCGGTGAATACGAGCTGATCATTCTTGACGTCATGCTACCGGGGTTGAACGGCTGGCAATTGCAGCAACAGATCCGCAAGCTCGGCGAGACACCAGTGCTGTTTCTCACCACCAAGGATGGCATTGAAGATCGCCTGCGCGGGTTGGAGCTGCATGAGGACGATTATCTGCTCAAACCGTTTGCCGTGAGCGAGTTGGTGGCGCGGGTGCGCAAGTTGGTGCGGCGTAATCGTTGA